The genomic window CAGCGCGCATAGATTCAGAATGTAGAGCAAGCGTCCCGCTTGCTTAAACGAGCGGGACGCTCGTTCTACTTTTTCTGCAACAATCTCCCTGATCATCATTCAAACGTTCCCATTTTGCTGAAGAACAGTTCCCAATCGTCGGTCGCATGCCAGAGCCGTTTCTGCTCCAGGCAGTCGTAGGTCCAGTAGAGCATACCGTTCACGTTCGCCTGCAGTGCGAGATCGCGAACAATGACCATATTATCGACGGCCTCCTCGAACGTTTTTTCAACGTGATCAAACGCGCCGAATTCGCCCATGATCAGCGGTTTCTTCATTCGAATGTTCTTCATCTCCCTGTCGAACAGGCCGGTTGATGCCAGATTATTTTCAAAGGCCCGCTCAACGGATTCCTTTGTATTGCCTCGATAAAAGTGGACATCGAGAAAATCCAGCGGACCGTCACCGAGCGCCGTCAGCGTGGGCGGATAGCGCTCATCCTTGAACCGGCCGGGCCACAGACCGGCGTCTGTTTCGTAATCCTTACCGACCGCCCGCGGAACAAAAACCCCCTCGGCCACCAGCATGTCGGGATCGATGGCTTTAACAGCCCGAACCATACACTGATGATAAAAGCGGTAGCCGTCATCCATCAGTGCCTGCCGCTCCTTCGTATCTGAAAGATCGTAGTGCTTTCCGTTGGCCGCCTTAAACTCCCCTTCCGTTTCCGAAAAAGGCCAGGCATCGGCCTTTAGATAGGCTTCGTTCTGGCACTGCAACCCCAGCAGTGTCGGCAACAGGGCCGGTTCTTTTTCTTTCACATACGCCAGGAAGGAGGTGATGAACTCGATGCGCGCCTTGATGCCCTCCTGGGTGAGGATCATGACGTTCTTGTTGTTTCCGGTCTTCCTGAACCGATCATAGTAATAGGCATTCCGCGGCAGCTCGCCGTCGCCGAAGGTGGGGAAGACGCGGATCCCGTGACGCGTCGCCCGCCGCAGGAAATCGAGCACGTTATCCATGTAGGGTTCATAGTTTCCCTGCGTCGTGTCGTAGTTTCCGCCGATGCCGGGGTTGGCCTTGCTGCGGCCGATGATGAACACCCGCACGGTGTTGTAGCCGTGTTTTTCCAGGGTTTGGAACATGGCCTCGGCACGCTCCGGTTCATAGTGCGCTTCGGTGCTGTCGGTGGCGGCATCAAAGGTCGAATGCCCCTGTTCCAGACGAACATAATTAAAGCCCTTCACAAAGAAGGGCTTCCCGGAATCCTTCAGAACAAATTCCGCCCCATTGATCCCCGGATTAACCGCAATCCGTTCGAGCGGTTTCATCTCAGCTCTCGCAATCAGCGCACTCATCGTCAAAACTCCTATCAATACGTTCATCACGCGGCCTTTGGTTGTCTGGCTGTCGCACAGACTCGCTTCGCGTCGCAAAGAGCCACGTCCTACACTTATCGAAACCATTAAATTACTACCCCATAGTTAAAATATCGCGATTGTCCGGATTTTCTGGAGGGACAGTGTCCCCGCTGTCCGGACGCCGTCCCCGGCGTCCCTATATGTAAAGTTCCCACGTTTAGCCGCCTCATCATTCGTCTTTCTGCGGCGGTTCATATTTATAGGGCGGCTCGCTGTACTCGTACTGCTCCATCGCGTTGGCCAGCAGTTGCTGCATTTTTTTCAGCTGCGCGGCGGCTTCAGGCGAGTGGATTAGATTTTTCAGTTCGTTCGGGTCCTTGCCGAGGCGGTAGAGCTCGTCAACGTTGCCCTCGGCGGCACTCTCATACGGAAGATGAATATATTTCCATTCCGGTGTGCGGATCGAAAGCGTCGTCGGAATGGCCGGCGCATATTTTTCCTGGAAATAGACATAGAAGAACGGATCGGTACGGCCTTCCGCCTTGCCTTCCATCACGGGAACAAACGATTCGCCCTGCATCGTTTTCGGAGTCTGTGCTCCAGCCAGTTCGAGGATGGTCGGACCGATATCAATATTGGCGACCATGCCATCGATCGACTTTCCGGCTTTCAGCTTCGCGGGATAGCGCATGGCGAACGGAACACGAATGGATTCTTCATAAGCCAGGCGCTTATCGCCGCGGCGATGCTCGCCATAAAACCAGCCGTTATCCGCCATGAAAATGATGACCGTATTATCCAGCCGCCCTTGCTTTTCGAGCAGATCCATCACCCGGCCGACGCCTTCATCCACGGCCAGCATACAGCGGAGCATATCCAACCACTGTGCGGGTGGAGCCCATTTTTGGGGCGACAGTTTTGCCGGCACCTCTAACCCTTCGCTGGCGACCCATTTTTTATAATGCGGGCCGAAGATTTTTTCGCGGCGCATCCACGTCGGCTTTTCTGAAAAATCAAGCGACCAGCTTTCCGGCTCTTTGATTTTCGCATCCGGAAACGCATCTTTGTGCCGCTCGGCCGGTGTAAACTTGGCGTGACACGCCTTGTGCCAAAGCAGCACACAGAATGGATCATTTTTGTTTTCGGAAATAAAATCGACCGCCTTATCCGTAAGGATATCGGTAATATATCCTTCCTGCTTCACGAAGTCGCCGTTGATATTCAGTTCCGGATTATTGTAAACGCCCTGCCCCTTGAAACTAAGCCAGTAATCAAACCCCGGACGCGGGCGGGCGTGGTGCGCCATATGCCACTTGCCGATCAATGCAGTTTTATAACCGATCTTCTGCAGGGTCTGCGGGAACTGTTCGAGATGCGGCTCGGGGTCTTGAATCTCGTTATAACGCACGCCGTGAATGTGCGAATAGGTTCCGGTGAGAATCGACGCCCGGCTCGGCGAACAGAGCGACGTCGTCACAAACATATTATTGAATACCGCGCCTTCATCAGCCAACCGCTGAAGATTCGGCGTCTCCAGGAAATCAAAGCGATTATGGAAAATGGCGTCCGGCGCCATATCATCAACCATCACAAACAAAAAGTTCGGCTTCTCTTTCGCCGCCGAAACCGCGCCTGCAAAC from Pontiella desulfatans includes these protein-coding regions:
- a CDS encoding sulfatase family protein — translated: MNRLSKAVVLLLVFAGAVSAAKEKPNFLFVMVDDMAPDAIFHNRFDFLETPNLQRLADEGAVFNNMFVTTSLCSPSRASILTGTYSHIHGVRYNEIQDPEPHLEQFPQTLQKIGYKTALIGKWHMAHHARPRPGFDYWLSFKGQGVYNNPELNINGDFVKQEGYITDILTDKAVDFISENKNDPFCVLLWHKACHAKFTPAERHKDAFPDAKIKEPESWSLDFSEKPTWMRREKIFGPHYKKWVASEGLEVPAKLSPQKWAPPAQWLDMLRCMLAVDEGVGRVMDLLEKQGRLDNTVIIFMADNGWFYGEHRRGDKRLAYEESIRVPFAMRYPAKLKAGKSIDGMVANIDIGPTILELAGAQTPKTMQGESFVPVMEGKAEGRTDPFFYVYFQEKYAPAIPTTLSIRTPEWKYIHLPYESAAEGNVDELYRLGKDPNELKNLIHSPEAAAQLKKMQQLLANAMEQYEYSEPPYKYEPPQKDE